In Chryseobacterium sp., the genomic window AATTCCCAAGAACATCGTCACCAGGTTCTGATATCCGAAAAGGATGATCCCTCCACATAATGCAAATAGCATCAATGCATATAATTCCGACTGGTGGCTTCTATGGTTGCTGAATGCAAAACCTCCCAGGAAGAATAATAATAAAGTTGTTACGATGGATATTTTAGTGAATAATGCGGTATTGCCACTGTACTCATACATATGCTTGTAATGGTCGAAGAACGAACATTCCGGCATAAAACTTACGTACAATGCGATGATTAATCCCAAAATCCCAATGTATCTTGCGAATTTTCCTTGTTCAAAAACTCCTGAAAATAACGCAATAACTGCCGTTAGGAAAACAATAATTAAAACACTCATAATATAGATTTGAGATGTGAGATTTGAAGTTTAAAGTTTCAGGTTCAAAGTTTAGAATTTCAGGTTTAAAGATTTCCTGCTTTCATTTCTTTGTCTCTTTCTTTTGCTCTCTTCTAATCTCTTAATTTTTTAATTTTTAAATCTTTTAATTTTTTTAGTTAGCCATCGCCATGTAGATAAACTTCACAGAACTGCTCACCATGTCGATTACCGGTTGTGGGAAAATACCTAATAAGATCACAAAAACCGCTAAACTTGCCAATACAGAAAATTCTACACCAGATAGATCTTTTGCTGTGCTTAGAACCGCTGCATCTCCTTCTCCAAACATAGCTTTTCCGTAGAATCTCAATAAATACACCGCACAAAGAATTACCGTAAGACCCGCAATTACTGCTGCTGTTCCGTTAAAATCATAAACAGATTTCAACAAAATAAATTCCCCAATGAATCCATTAGTTAATGGAACTCCCATTGAACCTAATATAATGATCAGGAACAATACGGCAAACTTAGGCGCTACTTTAGCTAAACCACCCATTTGTCTGATGTCTCTTGATTTAAATCTCTTGTATAAAATATCACAACAGTAGAATAATCCTACTACGTTGATACCGTGAGCAAAAGTCTGTACCAATGCTCCTTCAGCACCTTCAACATTGAACGTTCCTCTTAGAGTAACTACTGCTGAAGCAAAGATACCAGCTACCATCAATCCTACGTGAGAGAAAGATGAATACGCAATGATTCTCTTCATATCCGTCTGGATAATAGCGATCAGCGCACCGTGAACAATTCCTACAATCGCAAGGATGATCACAATCTGCCCTGAAATTCCTGCTATCGGAAGCGGAGTGATTGGAAGTAAGTAACGCATTACCCCATATACTGCCATTTTAAGCATGATCCCTGATAACAACATTGATCCTTGAGTAGGAGAATAGGTATAGGTATCAGGCTGCCAGGTATGGAAAGGGAATACCGGTAATTTCACTGCAAATGCAAAGAAAATAAACCAGAATACCACAGTCTGCTGTGTTTCGTTCAATTGTGCATTGTATAGATCCGTTAAAGCGAATGATGCAGAGTGGTTGTACACATAGATCAATCCGGCTAACATAAACAAAGATCCAACGAATGTATATACGAAGAATTTCGTAG contains:
- a CDS encoding NuoM family protein yields the protein MSCLLLTLLLLPLVGSGLVFAWKSNSSKYLALGIALVQMLLTFYILSDFDFTPTVDSVLQHEINYPWSQFMKSSLHFGIDGMSMLLLLLTNILAPIIILSSFNENVNYRNTFYGLILLMQFGLVGVFTSLDGLLFYIFWEVTLIPIWFIAGLWGQENKRFEFTTKFFVYTFVGSLFMLAGLIYVYNHSASFALTDLYNAQLNETQQTVVFWFIFFAFAVKLPVFPFHTWQPDTYTYSPTQGSMLLSGIMLKMAVYGVMRYLLPITPLPIAGISGQIVIILAIVGIVHGALIAIIQTDMKRIIAYSSFSHVGLMVAGIFASAVVTLRGTFNVEGAEGALVQTFAHGINVVGLFYCCDILYKRFKSRDIRQMGGLAKVAPKFAVLFLIIILGSMGVPLTNGFIGEFILLKSVYDFNGTAAVIAGLTVILCAVYLLRFYGKAMFGEGDAAVLSTAKDLSGVEFSVLASLAVFVILLGIFPQPVIDMVSSSVKFIYMAMAN